One Thalassospira marina DNA window includes the following coding sequences:
- the rplB gene encoding 50S ribosomal protein L2: MALKKFKPTSPGRRQLVLVDRSDLHKGKPIKALTEGLRKKGGRNNAGRITARRIGGGHKRRYRIIDFKRNKFDVVGTVERLEYDPNRTAFIALVRYSDDELAYILAPQRLAVGDQIVASDRVDIKPGNAAPLKNIPVGTIVHNVELKAGKGGQVARSAGAYVQLVGKDQGYAQLKLSSGEVRLVRGECMATIGAVSNQDQQNTNLGKAGRNRWLGKRPSVRGVAMNPIDHPHGGGEGRTSGGRHPVTPWGKPTKGKRTRSNKKTDALIMRRRHKS; the protein is encoded by the coding sequence ATGGCTTTGAAGAAGTTTAAACCAACATCTCCTGGTCGCCGTCAGCTGGTTCTTGTCGATCGCTCCGATCTCCACAAGGGCAAGCCGATCAAAGCGCTGACCGAAGGTCTGCGCAAGAAAGGCGGCCGTAACAACGCAGGTCGTATCACTGCCCGTCGTATCGGTGGTGGTCACAAGCGTCGTTACCGTATTATCGACTTCAAACGTAACAAGTTTGATGTTGTCGGTACGGTCGAACGTCTGGAATACGATCCGAACCGTACGGCGTTCATCGCCCTGGTTCGTTATTCCGACGACGAACTGGCCTACATCCTCGCACCGCAGCGTCTCGCAGTTGGCGACCAGATTGTCGCTTCCGACCGCGTAGACATCAAGCCGGGTAATGCCGCACCGCTGAAGAATATTCCGGTCGGTACCATCGTCCATAACGTCGAACTGAAAGCCGGTAAAGGTGGTCAGGTCGCACGTTCGGCAGGCGCCTATGTGCAGCTTGTCGGTAAGGACCAGGGTTACGCCCAGCTGAAGCTGTCCTCCGGTGAAGTGCGTTTGGTTCGTGGTGAATGCATGGCAACGATTGGTGCCGTGTCCAACCAGGACCAGCAGAATACGAATCTTGGTAAGGCTGGCCGTAATCGCTGGCTTGGCAAGCGTCCGTCGGTTCGTGGTGTTGCCATGAACCCGATCGATCACCCGCATGGTGGTGGTGAAGGCCGTACTTCGGGTGGTCGTCACCCGGTTACGCCTTGGGGCAAGCCGACCAAGGGTAAACGCACCCGCTCGAACAAAAAGACTGACGCGCTCATCATGCGCCGTCGTCACAAGAGCTAA
- the rpsS gene encoding 30S ribosomal protein S19 — translation MARSVWKGPFVDGYLLKKADTVRASGRNEVIKTWSRRSTILPQFVGLTFGVYNGQKFLPVLVTEDMIGHKFGEFSPTRTYYGHAADKKAKRK, via the coding sequence ATGGCGCGTTCCGTTTGGAAGGGTCCGTTTGTTGACGGATACCTTCTTAAGAAAGCCGATACAGTCCGTGCCTCTGGCCGGAATGAGGTAATTAAGACCTGGTCGCGGCGCTCGACGATTCTGCCGCAGTTCGTAGGCCTCACTTTTGGGGTTTACAATGGCCAGAAGTTTCTTCCGGTACTCGTGACCGAAGACATGATTGGTCACAAGTTCGGTGAATTCTCGCCGACCCGGACCTATTATGGTCATGCGGCCGACAAAAAGGCGAAGAGGAAGTAA
- the rplV gene encoding 50S ribosomal protein L22, translated as MGKKADIRRLADNEAAASLRAVRISPRKLNLVAESIRGKKAETALAELTFSNKRISNDVKKLLESAIANAENNHQLDVDRLYVKEATVGKAFVMKRWRARARGRVGKIIKPFSNIRIVVCEREGAE; from the coding sequence ATGGGTAAGAAAGCTGACATCCGTCGGCTGGCGGATAACGAGGCTGCGGCTTCGCTCCGGGCAGTACGCATTTCCCCGCGTAAGCTCAACCTCGTCGCCGAGTCGATTCGTGGTAAGAAGGCCGAAACTGCTTTGGCAGAACTGACCTTCTCCAACAAGCGTATTTCGAACGACGTCAAGAAGCTGCTGGAATCGGCGATTGCTAACGCCGAAAACAACCACCAGCTTGACGTTGACCGTCTGTACGTCAAGGAAGCGACTGTTGGTAAGGCATTTGTGATGAAACGCTGGCGTGCCCGTGCTCGTGGCCGCGTTGGCAAGATCATTAAGCCGTTCTCCAACATCCGCATCGTTGTTTGCGAACGTGAGGGGGCCGAGTAA
- the rpsC gene encoding 30S ribosomal protein S3, translated as MGQKVNPIGLRVGINRTWDSRWYANKADFAGLLHEDLAIRKFIMERLKQAGVAKVVIERPAKKARISIHSARPGVVIGKKGQDIEKLKNDLQKLANAEVQVNIIEIRKPEIDAKLVADNIAQQLERRVSFRRAMKRSVQNAMRLGAGGVRINAAGRLGGAEIARTEWYREGRVPLHTLRADIDYGTSEAHTTYGVCGLKVWIFKGEIMAHDPLASERRALESAGSGRK; from the coding sequence ATGGGTCAGAAAGTTAATCCGATCGGCCTGCGCGTTGGCATCAACCGTACCTGGGACTCCCGCTGGTACGCCAACAAGGCTGATTTTGCCGGTCTTCTTCACGAAGACCTGGCGATCCGCAAATTCATCATGGAGCGCCTCAAGCAAGCTGGCGTTGCCAAGGTGGTTATCGAACGTCCTGCGAAGAAAGCCCGTATTTCGATCCACAGCGCCCGTCCGGGTGTTGTGATCGGCAAGAAGGGCCAGGACATCGAAAAGCTCAAGAATGATCTGCAGAAGCTGGCAAATGCCGAAGTGCAGGTTAACATCATCGAAATCCGCAAGCCGGAAATCGATGCCAAGCTGGTCGCTGACAACATTGCCCAGCAGCTTGAGCGCCGCGTTTCCTTCCGTCGCGCCATGAAGCGGTCGGTTCAGAATGCCATGCGTCTCGGCGCTGGTGGTGTTCGAATCAACGCTGCAGGGCGTCTCGGTGGGGCTGAAATTGCTCGTACCGAATGGTATCGTGAAGGTCGCGTTCCGCTGCACACTCTGCGTGCGGATATCGATTATGGCACTTCGGAAGCACACACCACCTATGGTGTTTGCGGTCTGAAGGTCTGGATCTTCAAGGGCGAAATCATGGCTCATGATCCGTTGGCTTCCGAGCGCCGTGCGCTCGAGTCGGCTGGTTCAGGCCGTAAGTAA
- the rplP gene encoding 50S ribosomal protein L16 gives MLSPKRTKFRKAHKGRLKGEAKGGTDLNFGAYGLKALEPERITARQIEAARRAITRHIRRQGRVWIRVFPDLPVSQKPAEVRQGKGKGSVEYWAARVKPGRIMFELDGVPLDLARRAFELASAKLPIKTKFVTRLGEGE, from the coding sequence ATGCTTTCTCCGAAACGCACAAAGTTCCGTAAAGCCCACAAGGGACGCCTGAAAGGCGAAGCAAAAGGCGGTACGGATCTTAATTTCGGCGCTTATGGCTTGAAAGCGTTGGAACCGGAGCGTATAACGGCGCGTCAGATCGAAGCGGCTCGCCGCGCGATCACCCGTCACATCCGCCGTCAAGGCCGGGTGTGGATCCGCGTTTTTCCGGATCTTCCGGTTTCGCAAAAGCCTGCTGAAGTTCGTCAGGGTAAAGGTAAGGGTTCTGTCGAATATTGGGCAGCCCGCGTCAAACCCGGCCGGATTATGTTTGAACTTGACGGTGTTCCGCTGGATCTTGCACGTCGTGCTTTCGAGCTCGCTTCGGCAAAATTGCCGATCAAGACCAAGTTTGTCACGCGTCTTGGTGAAGGGGAGTAA
- the rpmC gene encoding 50S ribosomal protein L29, which produces MKVADLRAKSADELKEMLLDLRKESFNMRFQQATGQFENTARVRQVRRDIARIKTLLGNEKGASAA; this is translated from the coding sequence ATGAAAGTTGCTGATCTCCGCGCTAAAAGCGCTGATGAGCTGAAGGAAATGCTGCTCGATCTGCGGAAGGAATCGTTTAATATGCGGTTCCAGCAGGCGACCGGGCAGTTCGAGAATACTGCGCGGGTCCGTCAGGTCCGTCGTGATATTGCCCGCATCAAAACCCTTCTCGGTAACGAGAAGGGTGCGAGCGCGGCCTAA
- the rpsQ gene encoding 30S ribosomal protein S17: MPRRVLQGTVVSTKNDKTVVVRVERQVMHPLYKKYVRKSKKFHAHDEENRFKTGDVVRIRECRPISKLKSWEVVVED, encoded by the coding sequence ATGCCGAGGCGTGTATTGCAGGGGACAGTCGTTTCGACCAAAAACGACAAGACTGTGGTGGTCCGTGTGGAACGCCAGGTCATGCACCCGCTGTATAAAAAGTACGTGCGCAAGTCGAAGAAATTCCACGCGCATGATGAAGAGAACCGCTTCAAGACGGGTGACGTCGTTCGTATTCGCGAATGCCGGCCGATCTCGAAACTGAAGTCTTGGGAAGTAGTGGTCGAGGATTGA
- the rplN gene encoding 50S ribosomal protein L14, giving the protein MIQMQSNLDVADNSGARRVQCIKVLGGSKRKTANVGDVIVVSVKEAIPRGRVKKGAVHKAVIVRTAKEIRRSDGSAIRFDRNAAVLINNNGEPIGTRIFGPVTRELRSRGYMKIISLAPEVL; this is encoded by the coding sequence ATGATCCAGATGCAGTCCAATCTGGACGTCGCCGACAACAGCGGCGCTCGCCGTGTCCAGTGCATCAAGGTGCTGGGCGGCTCGAAGCGTAAAACCGCCAATGTTGGTGATGTTATCGTGGTTTCCGTCAAGGAAGCCATCCCGCGCGGTCGTGTAAAGAAGGGTGCAGTCCACAAGGCTGTTATCGTTCGTACCGCAAAGGAAATTCGCCGCTCTGACGGGTCTGCGATCCGTTTCGACCGTAACGCTGCCGTGTTGATCAACAACAATGGTGAGCCGATCGGTACGCGTATTTTTGGCCCGGTAACCCGTGAACTTCGTTCGCGTGGTTACATGAAGATCATTTCGCTCGCTCCGGAGGTGCTGTAA
- the rplX gene encoding 50S ribosomal protein L24: MAAKIKKGDRVIVLTGKDKGKTGEVIAAFPAEDKVLVQGVNLVKRHQRATGADTGGIVEKEAKINVSNVAIVDPKENKPTRVGFKTLDDGRKVRVAKLSGEVIDN; encoded by the coding sequence ATGGCTGCCAAAATTAAAAAGGGTGATCGCGTTATTGTTCTGACGGGCAAAGACAAGGGTAAAACCGGCGAAGTCATCGCCGCTTTCCCTGCCGAAGACAAGGTTCTGGTCCAGGGCGTGAATCTGGTGAAACGTCACCAGCGCGCAACTGGCGCCGATACCGGTGGCATCGTCGAGAAGGAAGCGAAAATCAACGTTTCCAACGTCGCGATTGTTGATCCTAAAGAAAACAAGCCGACCCGCGTCGGTTTCAAGACCCTCGATGATGGTCGCAAGGTTCGCGTTGCGAAGCTCAGCGGCGAAGTCATCGACAACTGA
- the rplE gene encoding 50S ribosomal protein L5, with translation MTRLREHYKSVVRDALQKEFSYENVMEIPRLEKIVINMGVGDATQDRKKLEGAAADLAAITGQKPIFTKAKKSVAAFKLREGMNIGCKVTLRRDRMFEFLDRLVTIALPRVRDFRGLNKKSFDGRGNFAMGLKEQFVFPEVEYDKVDSVRGMDIIICTTAKSDSEALALLKGFDLPFGN, from the coding sequence ATGACGCGCCTGCGCGAACATTATAAGTCAGTGGTGCGTGACGCACTCCAGAAAGAATTCTCTTACGAGAATGTGATGGAGATTCCGCGCCTCGAAAAGATCGTGATCAATATGGGTGTCGGCGACGCCACCCAGGATCGCAAAAAGCTGGAAGGTGCAGCTGCGGACCTCGCAGCCATCACCGGTCAGAAACCGATCTTCACCAAAGCGAAAAAGTCCGTTGCGGCTTTCAAGCTGCGTGAAGGTATGAACATCGGTTGTAAAGTGACCCTGCGTCGCGACCGTATGTTCGAATTCCTGGATCGTCTGGTAACGATCGCGCTGCCGCGCGTTCGTGACTTCCGCGGTCTGAACAAGAAATCCTTCGACGGTCGTGGCAACTTCGCCATGGGCCTCAAGGAGCAGTTTGTTTTTCCTGAAGTCGAATATGACAAAGTCGATTCGGTCCGCGGGATGGACATTATCATTTGTACCACGGCTAAGTCCGACAGCGAAGCTCTTGCCCTTCTTAAGGGTTTTGATCTTCCGTTCGGAAACTAA
- the rpsN gene encoding 30S ribosomal protein S14: MAKKSSVQRELKRERLAKQYANKRAALKSIIADRETSFEERVVAVMKLAQLPRNSARNRQRIRCAVSGRPRGVYRKFRLSRIALRELASRGQIPGMVKSSW; this comes from the coding sequence ATGGCCAAGAAAAGTTCTGTACAGCGCGAACTTAAACGTGAGCGTCTGGCAAAGCAGTATGCCAACAAGCGTGCTGCCCTGAAATCGATCATTGCCGATCGCGAGACTTCTTTTGAAGAACGTGTCGTAGCTGTGATGAAACTTGCCCAGCTGCCGCGCAACTCGGCACGGAACCGTCAGCGTATTCGCTGCGCGGTTTCCGGTCGTCCGCGTGGTGTCTATCGTAAATTCCGCCTGTCCCGTATCGCTCTGCGTGAACTTGCTTCGCGTGGCCAGATCCCGGGCATGGTGAAGTCGAGCTGGTAA